In the Candidatus Cloacimonas acidaminovorans str. Evry genome, one interval contains:
- a CDS encoding PorV/PorQ family protein, giving the protein MKIQVLVICLLLITIPLTATKYAGEIFAVSPGVLSTAMGSTGLTYVGSLSAGWWNPALLALNPESGIELMRCEHFEGLMAQNQLSLIIGSKTKTSLTFNHLAIDKIKLTKLENPDDSLSNENRPVVWKTISNQDFILYAGLARQLKKTLYLGISPKLAYRSLAENSGYAFGADLGMLWQINKQANLGVNLRDFFSTQVLWEGGENETVIPNLDLELSYDFSPIKNIPVHLAVRSEILLENREATLETGDLSADFHAGIAVQPISNLCLLAGYDIDCFTAGIGVSYKRLGLNYAFRNGSEDDLGYSQRISVSYQW; this is encoded by the coding sequence ATGAAAATCCAGGTTCTGGTTATCTGCTTATTGCTGATAACTATACCCCTTACTGCTACAAAATATGCGGGAGAAATTTTCGCTGTAAGTCCTGGAGTTCTTTCCACAGCAATGGGTTCTACAGGTCTTACTTATGTCGGCAGTTTATCTGCAGGTTGGTGGAATCCGGCTCTTTTAGCTTTGAATCCTGAAAGTGGAATAGAACTTATGCGCTGTGAGCATTTTGAGGGTTTAATGGCGCAAAATCAACTAAGTTTAATTATTGGCTCCAAAACCAAAACATCTTTGACTTTCAATCACTTAGCCATAGATAAAATAAAATTAACCAAACTGGAAAACCCCGATGACAGTTTAAGTAACGAAAACCGTCCTGTCGTTTGGAAAACCATTAGCAATCAGGACTTTATTCTTTATGCAGGTTTGGCAAGACAGCTTAAGAAAACACTCTATTTAGGAATTTCACCCAAGCTGGCATACAGGTCTTTGGCAGAGAACAGCGGTTATGCTTTTGGAGCTGATCTGGGAATGCTTTGGCAGATAAATAAACAGGCAAATTTAGGGGTAAACCTCAGAGATTTTTTCAGCACTCAAGTTCTTTGGGAAGGGGGAGAGAATGAAACTGTTATTCCCAATCTGGATTTGGAATTGAGCTATGATTTTTCTCCCATAAAGAATATTCCTGTTCATCTTGCCGTGCGGAGTGAAATTTTACTGGAAAACAGAGAAGCAACCTTGGAAACGGGTGATTTAAGCGCCGATTTCCACGCCGGAATTGCAGTTCAGCCAATTTCTAATTTGTGTTTACTTGCCGGATACGATATTGATTGTTTTACTGCCGGAATCGGGGTTTCCTATAAGCGCTTAGGGTTAAATTATGCCTTCCGTAATGGTTCGGAGGACGATTTGGGCTATTCTCAAAGGATTTCTGTTTCTTATCAATGGTAA
- the nadC gene encoding carboxylating nicotinate-nucleotide diphosphorylase produces the protein MFIDEIIRKGLEEDIGSGDITTRYLDLEPQNNIAYIIPKEEGVLAGVDVARLVFRMVDPELKIVLYNKDGDKIMPNEEIMRLEGRPSSILQGERTALNFLQRLSGIATKTAKFVSLLEGTNVKLLDTRKTTPLLRSLEKYAVRVGGGYNHRFGLFDMVLIKENHIRACGSITEAVNRIRKHNTSYKIEVEVTNLKEVDEAAKAKVDRVMLDNMTPTQIRKAVKKYKDILEFEVSGGITEENIRSFAETGVQFISSGALTHSYKSLDISLLFKE, from the coding sequence GTGTTTATTGATGAAATAATCCGTAAAGGTCTGGAAGAAGATATCGGAAGTGGAGATATAACTACCCGCTATCTGGATTTGGAACCCCAAAATAATATTGCTTACATTATTCCGAAAGAAGAAGGTGTCTTGGCAGGAGTAGATGTTGCACGCCTCGTTTTTCGGATGGTTGATCCGGAACTGAAAATCGTTCTCTATAACAAAGATGGCGATAAAATTATGCCCAATGAAGAAATTATGCGCCTGGAAGGGCGTCCTTCTTCCATTTTACAAGGTGAAAGGACTGCCTTAAACTTTCTGCAACGGCTTTCCGGAATTGCCACTAAAACGGCAAAATTCGTTTCCTTGCTAGAAGGAACAAATGTAAAACTTTTGGATACCCGTAAAACAACTCCTCTTTTGCGTTCCCTGGAAAAATATGCTGTCCGCGTAGGAGGTGGCTATAATCACCGTTTTGGCTTATTTGATATGGTGTTGATTAAAGAAAATCATATTCGTGCCTGTGGCTCTATCACGGAAGCAGTAAATCGCATCCGTAAACATAATACCAGTTATAAAATTGAAGTGGAAGTTACAAATCTAAAAGAAGTTGACGAAGCGGCTAAAGCTAAAGTGGATAGAGTGATGCTGGATAATATGACTCCTACGCAAATAAGAAAGGCAGTAAAAAAATATAAAGATATTCTGGAATTTGAGGTTTCAGGAGGCATTACAGAAGAAAACATTCGTTCTTTTGCCGAAACAGGAGTGCAATTTATCTCTTCCGGAGCCCTCACTCATTCTTATAAGTCACTGGATATCAGTTTGTTATTTAAGGAGTAA
- a CDS encoding zinc ribbon domain-containing protein — translation MEEQLRTLAQMQTLDDEIGRYRVLQKELPKQLNEIIESVEQATANLLEVETQRAEINKKQRTLEMDIKQLQEQHKKYTNQLAEIKNNKEYKALNSEIAYIKDKISDLESNLLELMDQENEIKEKVASAKAELEKAETRKKEKETDLREQIASLETKIEDVRNKRNDLARTLPVPVVKHYGNMIKHKNNQAVAYNRNGSCGACGFVIRQQMRIELQLRRKIIYCENCGRILMNRFEDNSEDASN, via the coding sequence ATGGAAGAACAACTGAGAACTTTAGCCCAAATGCAAACCCTGGATGATGAAATTGGCCGCTATAGGGTTTTACAAAAAGAACTGCCCAAACAACTTAACGAAATTATTGAAAGTGTAGAACAAGCAACCGCCAACCTTCTTGAGGTGGAAACCCAAAGGGCAGAAATTAACAAAAAACAACGCACTCTGGAAATGGACATAAAACAACTGCAGGAACAACACAAAAAATATACCAATCAACTGGCAGAAATCAAAAACAACAAGGAATATAAGGCATTAAACAGCGAAATTGCCTATATCAAAGATAAAATCTCCGATCTGGAATCCAACCTTTTGGAACTGATGGACCAAGAAAACGAAATTAAAGAAAAGGTCGCCTCTGCCAAAGCTGAACTGGAAAAAGCCGAAACCAGAAAAAAAGAAAAAGAAACCGATTTAAGAGAACAAATTGCTTCTCTGGAAACCAAGATTGAAGATGTTCGCAATAAAAGAAATGACCTAGCACGCACCTTGCCCGTTCCTGTGGTTAAACATTACGGAAATATGATTAAACATAAAAACAACCAGGCAGTTGCTTACAATCGCAATGGTTCTTGTGGTGCATGCGGTTTTGTGATTCGTCAACAAATGAGAATTGAACTTCAATTGCGACGCAAAATTATCTATTGTGAAAATTGCGGTCGCATTTTGATGAACCGTTTTGAGGATAATTCGGAAGACGCCTCTAACTAA
- a CDS encoding SDH family Clp fold serine proteinase: MRAKSSRENLLKSLEKLRKTKILVYVTGDRPGWETQIHQEVHSFFAHHLERMSKSSKLPKLSLFLYTRGGNTLAAWSLVNLLRQYCNELEIIIPSKAHSAGTLMCLGSNFIVMTKQSTLGPIDPNINTPLNPAVPNMPGHTIPVSVEAINGYIELVKKEFGIKNDQALAEVVKVLSEKIHPLVLGEVYRARAQIKMLANKLLDFHIPNGNKEKIVNFLCTDSGSHDYTINIEDAKDLGLQVEEADKRNAELINSIFETISRQLELNIPFDPKKLLNNKDMVDYNCKRALIQSIEGGKHLFISEGTLTKQCNETNIIIHNTPTFEGWRYVK, from the coding sequence ATGAGAGCAAAATCAAGCCGGGAAAACCTACTTAAAAGCTTAGAAAAATTGCGCAAAACTAAAATTCTTGTTTATGTTACAGGTGATAGACCTGGATGGGAAACCCAAATTCATCAGGAAGTACATAGCTTTTTTGCCCACCATTTGGAAAGAATGTCTAAGAGCTCCAAGCTACCAAAGCTATCTTTATTCCTCTATACAAGAGGTGGAAATACACTTGCAGCTTGGAGTTTGGTAAACCTTCTCCGACAATATTGTAATGAGCTGGAAATTATAATTCCCTCTAAAGCGCATAGTGCAGGAACCTTAATGTGCTTAGGTTCAAATTTTATTGTTATGACTAAACAATCAACTTTAGGACCTATTGACCCGAATATTAATACTCCATTAAATCCTGCCGTTCCGAATATGCCAGGGCATACTATTCCCGTTAGTGTAGAAGCAATTAATGGCTATATAGAATTAGTAAAGAAGGAATTTGGAATTAAAAATGATCAGGCCTTGGCTGAAGTTGTTAAGGTGCTTTCGGAAAAAATTCATCCTTTGGTTTTAGGAGAGGTGTATAGAGCCAGAGCACAAATAAAGATGCTGGCTAATAAACTTTTGGATTTCCATATACCAAATGGTAACAAAGAAAAGATTGTAAATTTCCTGTGCACTGATTCCGGTAGCCACGATTATACAATCAACATTGAAGATGCAAAGGACTTAGGGTTACAAGTTGAAGAAGCTGATAAACGCAATGCGGAATTAATCAATTCCATATTTGAAACGATTTCTCGGCAACTGGAGCTTAATATTCCCTTTGACCCTAAAAAGTTATTGAATAATAAAGATATGGTAGATTATAATTGTAAAAGAGCTCTTATTCAGAGTATTGAAGGTGGTAAGCATCTGTTTATTTCTGAAGGTACACTTACCAAACAATGCAATGAGACAAATATCATTATTCATAACACACCTACTTTTGAGGGATGGAGATATGTTAAATAA
- a CDS encoding type II toxin-antitoxin system YafQ family toxin encodes MLKLSYTSQFKRDYKRYEHNKTVVDALQEALNKLITEIPLPAKYKDHQLKGNLNNCRECHLTPDVLLLYRIQDEVLILVRIGTHSNLFN; translated from the coding sequence TTGCTTAAATTAAGCTATACATCTCAATTTAAAAGAGATTATAAGAGATATGAGCATAATAAAACAGTTGTTGACGCATTGCAAGAGGCATTGAATAAACTCATAACAGAAATTCCCTTACCGGCAAAATATAAAGATCACCAGCTAAAAGGAAATCTGAATAATTGCAGAGAATGTCATTTGACCCCAGATGTTCTACTACTGTATAGAATTCAGGATGAAGTTCTGATTTTAGTTAGAATTGGCACGCACTCAAATTTGTTTAATTGA
- a CDS encoding NUDIX hydrolase, whose product MKKLNSANYKDVNFCLRCGHKLELKTDHENKLRPHCPACNWVYYKNPIPAVAIVLFNENRELLLVKRGLQPKAGFWALPSGYMEINLTPEENALQELEEETGLKGKIMHCVGWFFGKSPIYERVLSIGFRMKAIGGKLQAGDDAVDVKFFPLNNLPVIAFDAHRDFIAKETML is encoded by the coding sequence ATGAAAAAACTTAATTCTGCTAACTACAAAGATGTAAATTTCTGTCTCCGTTGCGGGCATAAACTTGAGCTGAAAACAGACCACGAAAATAAGTTGAGACCTCATTGTCCCGCCTGTAATTGGGTTTATTACAAAAATCCCATTCCGGCAGTAGCAATTGTGCTCTTCAATGAAAACAGGGAATTACTTTTAGTGAAACGAGGTCTGCAACCCAAAGCAGGTTTTTGGGCTTTGCCCAGTGGTTATATGGAAATTAACCTCACTCCGGAAGAAAATGCCCTTCAGGAACTGGAGGAAGAGACAGGTCTTAAAGGCAAAATTATGCATTGCGTGGGTTGGTTTTTTGGCAAAAGTCCAATCTATGAAAGAGTTCTCAGTATTGGATTCAGGATGAAAGCTATTGGGGGAAAACTTCAAGCCGGAGATGATGCTGTTGATGTAAAATTCTTTCCCTTGAATAATCTGCCTGTTATTGCCTTTGATGCCCACAGGGATTTTATTGCCAAAGAAACAATGCTATAA
- a CDS encoding Do family serine endopeptidase, translating to MMKMWKQIVLVIVALFLMSCAIAKDNMIDPNAPNPVVEVVKNVRDAVVQIRVEAKVTVQNYINPFFNDPWFRQFFNFPQEQTRPIVSLGSGFIYEYNPNTREAFILTNNHVVEKGREGTITVTMADKVVYTATVVGLDPNTDVAVIKIVVKEGEKVTVAPLGDSDKLQIGEWAIAIGNPFSEGLDRTVTLGVISATSRANLNLGENAPIYQDFIQTDAAINSGNSGGPLLNIKGEVIGINAALASTNGGNVGIGFAIPINLAKRVVEDLVASGKVTRAYIGILAQEITQDIMESYGLKEVAGVLVAKVEKDSPAEKAGLQVEDIILEINGQKITSVPKFRIAIATAKAGQEVALKILHNKKEMTVKVILEAYPEDTIATADTTKGTLATGITVEAIDSPIAKRLNVTSDKGVVVTKVEPNSVAAKSGLKVGYVILKIEGKEVNSPKEFNTELEKAKTNMEKENRKTIRLYVLDTNNQPSILILKFE from the coding sequence ATGATGAAAATGTGGAAACAAATAGTCCTGGTGATAGTGGCATTATTCTTAATGAGTTGTGCCATAGCAAAAGATAATATGATTGACCCTAATGCGCCCAATCCTGTAGTAGAAGTAGTTAAAAATGTTCGCGATGCGGTAGTTCAGATTAGGGTAGAGGCAAAAGTGACGGTTCAGAATTATATTAATCCCTTTTTTAACGATCCCTGGTTCCGGCAATTTTTCAATTTTCCTCAGGAACAGACGCGTCCTATTGTTTCTTTAGGAAGCGGTTTTATTTATGAATATAACCCTAATACCCGTGAAGCATTTATTTTAACCAATAACCATGTAGTAGAAAAGGGCAGGGAAGGCACAATTACAGTTACGATGGCGGATAAAGTTGTCTATACTGCAACAGTAGTTGGTTTAGACCCCAATACCGATGTTGCTGTTATTAAAATTGTGGTTAAAGAAGGTGAAAAAGTTACTGTTGCGCCTTTAGGTGATTCGGACAAGCTGCAAATTGGGGAATGGGCTATTGCTATTGGCAATCCTTTCAGCGAAGGACTGGATAGAACAGTAACTTTGGGAGTGATTTCCGCAACCAGTAGAGCCAATCTTAATTTGGGTGAGAATGCTCCTATCTATCAGGATTTTATTCAAACCGATGCTGCTATCAACAGTGGCAATAGTGGCGGTCCTTTACTAAATATCAAAGGAGAAGTTATAGGTATCAATGCTGCCTTGGCAAGCACCAACGGAGGCAATGTAGGAATCGGTTTTGCTATACCTATCAATCTTGCCAAACGGGTGGTAGAAGACCTTGTAGCCAGTGGAAAAGTAACCCGGGCTTATATTGGTATTCTGGCTCAGGAAATAACCCAGGATATTATGGAATCCTACGGTTTGAAAGAAGTTGCAGGAGTTCTTGTTGCCAAAGTGGAAAAAGATTCACCTGCCGAAAAAGCAGGTCTCCAGGTTGAGGATATTATTCTGGAAATAAACGGTCAGAAAATTACCAGTGTTCCAAAATTTCGTATAGCGATTGCTACTGCCAAAGCAGGACAGGAAGTAGCATTAAAAATCTTACACAATAAAAAGGAAATGACCGTGAAAGTAATCCTGGAAGCATATCCTGAAGATACTATCGCTACAGCAGATACAACCAAAGGAACCCTTGCTACAGGAATCACTGTAGAAGCAATAGATAGTCCTATAGCAAAACGCTTGAATGTGACAAGCGATAAAGGTGTTGTAGTAACTAAAGTGGAACCGAATTCCGTTGCTGCCAAATCTGGATTAAAAGTTGGCTATGTAATTCTAAAAATTGAAGGCAAAGAAGTGAACAGCCCCAAAGAATTCAATACAGAACTGGAAAAAGCAAAGACCAATATGGAAAAGGAAAACAGGAAGACCATTCGCTTGTATGTGCTGGATACTAACAATCAACCTTCCATTCTTATTCTGAAATTTGAATAA